A genomic segment from Drosophila miranda strain MSH22 chromosome 3, D.miranda_PacBio2.1, whole genome shotgun sequence encodes:
- the LOC108160606 gene encoding uncharacterized protein LOC108160606 — MFIILGEIRVDGVDSALENNFCGLYWDHLQGRKGEHNPKAEEIGKMTLSFGQTKVCEISPTEVLNLCSYFLDQQRKAGTTHVQEMLHLNNTSQAAEPVQLNNIDAEPMHHEISSDPMHLDDTADSVHLENIVVELQHEDYMDETEQEDDTPNADNPIIPPSPEI, encoded by the exons ATGTTTATTATTTTAGGAGAAATCAGAGTCGACGGGGTGGACAGTGCCCTCGAAAACAATTTTTGCGGCTTATACTGGGACCATCTTCAAGGCCGGAAAGGAGAGCACAACCCGAAAGCAGAGGAAATTGGCAAAATGACCTTGTCGTTTGGTCAAACAAAAGTTTGTGAGATAAGTCCAACCGAAGTTCTCAACTTATGTAGTTATTTCTTGGACCAGCAACGtaagg CGGGGACGACGCATGTGCAGGAGATGCTGCACCTCAATAATACCTCACAGGCTGCTGAGCCTGTGCAACTGAATAATATTGATGCTGAGCCTATGCACCACGAAATTAGTTCGGATCCTATGCACCTCGATGATACGGCTGATTCGGTGCACCTGGAGAATATTGTTGTTGAGCTGCAACACGAGGACTATATGGACGAGACGGAGCAGGAGGATGACACTCCAAATGCAGACAATCCGATAATACCGCCGTCCCCGGAGATTTAA
- the LOC117188218 gene encoding solute carrier family 25 member 35-like — MMATFTSDFVLGGVAAMGAGLVTNPVEVIKIRMQLQGELAARGSHAQPYKNVLQAFVAVAKNDGILGLQKGLAPALCFQFIINSIRLSTYTHAVEKGWVHNKKGEISFLRGMFWGALGGVVGSYCASPFFLIKTQLQAQAAKQIAVGYQHSHTSMTNAIRQIYRKSGFFGLWRGSMASVIRTTVASSVQISTFGKAKSLLKDNGIITQPTCLSFFSGLAAGSFVSVAVTPFDVITTRLYNQGVDSHGRGLYYKGWLDCVAKILRSEGVYGVYKGFWPIYLRMAPYSTLVLLFFEELIAVREKYDLHY; from the exons ATGATGGCTACATTTACATCGGATTTCGTGTTGGGGGGAGTGGCCGCCATGGGAGCTGGATTAGTCACCAACCCCGTGGAGGTGATCAAAATTCGCATGCAGCTCCAGGGAGAATTGGCGGCGCGCGGCTCTCACGCCCAGCCCTACAAGAATGTCCTGCAGGCATTCGTCGCGGTGGCCAAGAATGACGGAATTCTCGGCTTACAGAAGGGACTGGCACCGGCGCTATGCTTCCAGTTCATCATAAATTCCATCAG ACTGAGCACTTACACTCACGCCGTGGAGAAGGGTTGGGTCCATAACAAGAAAGGCGAGATCTCGTTTCTACGGGGCATGTTCTGGGGCGCACTGGGCGGCGTTGTGGGCTCTTACTGCGCCAGCCCCTTCTTCCTG ATCAAGACACAGCTTCAGGCGCAGGCGGCCAAGCAAATCGCAGTTGGTTATCAGCATTCACACACTTCAATGACCAATGCGATAAGACAGATATACCGGAAGAGCGGATTTTTTGGGCTGTGGCGCGGCTCCATGGCCTCCGTGATCAGGACCACAGTCGCCTCCAGTGTTCAGATCAGCACATTTGGCAAGGCCAAGTCCCTGCTCAAGGACAACGGCATTATCACACAGCCCACGTGCCTCTCCTTCTTCTCTGGTCTAGCTGCCGGATCGTTTGTTTCGGTGGCGGTCACACCGTTTGACGTGATTACCACCCGCCTCTACAaccagggggtcgattcccATGGTCGGGGTCTCTACTACAAGGGCTGGTTGGACTGTGTTGCCAAGATCCTGCGATCGGAGGGTGTCTACGGCGTATATAAAGGATTCTGGCCCATTTATCTGCGCATGGCACCGTACTCTACCTTAGTCCTACTATTCTTTGAAGAACTGATCGCCGTGCGCGAGAAGTACGACTTGCATTACTGA